The Scatophagus argus isolate fScaArg1 chromosome 12, fScaArg1.pri, whole genome shotgun sequence genome includes the window CTTGCTGAACCAGATGAACCAACAGAATGTTCGGCCCAACCTGCTGACCTTCAACAACGTCCTCAAAGCTCTGAAACGCTGCGGCTTTTTGGCCAAATCGCACGCCGTACACACTCTGAAGGAGATGAAGGCTGTGGGAATAggtgctcacaaacacactcacgtGGCAGTACAGTGAGTCTGTGCAATAAATGTGTGCAACAAATAATAGTGTTTTGTTAAATAtctactttgtgtgtgtgtgtgtgtgttcagttccCAGCCTGGCCTCCTACAGCCACCTCCTGTCAGTCTTTTTCAAAGCAGGTAAACAGGCAGTGAACATTTGCGATTAAGtcgctgctgctgttgtccGCGTGCTTGAGTTGTGTTAAACGTTTGTTTCCTCTCCAGGCTCTTCTGTCAAGagcaacactgacattttacagcaaGTGTTGTCAGAGTTGGTGGGAACCAGCTTCACCTGCCAGGACCCTGATGACGGTACGTTGGGGTATATGTGTGTAATGGGCTGACGGAAATTTGGGAAATAAATCTTATTTCAGcttatgtaaaatgaaaatatcagacGTGGATAATTGTTATGACcgtaacaaaacaaagagattaATCTGTGAGAATTTGACTTTTAatactgacttttttttctctttctttttcttaaaagcCTCTTTCTTCATGACTGCAATGAGAGTGGTGAGTCTTTTTTATTCCTtactttatataaatatttatcacAAATGGGTTCCTGTAGAGAgcaagtccttttttttttagaactcTGACATTcttaaattaaaagtttgttaTTCAAGGCATTTTTTGTAAAGTGCACACATGTTACTGTTGAAATATCACGTGCTCTACTTAGCTTCTTATTCCACCGatcctgctttctttttctgatttcaCATACTTTTCtaaactgttttcagctgtttttaatcaataatgtctggttttgacagttttgtttataTCAATAAATTAAGATTAATTAAGAGATTGATTAGATAAAATTGGAAATCCCGGCTGCATTTAAGTCCTAAATTAGCCCAGTCTTGTGTCTCCAGGTGTACGTGCGTGTCCACTTAACccgtttttctctctctgacgGACAGTGTGTGGAAAACAAAGATCTGGAGATGGGTTATAAGGTCCAGAGTCTGGTAGAAGTTGGAGACAACTGGAGGCTTCTGGGAGATTCCTACCAACAGACTCTTTATTAGTGAGTAACAACCTTTCaccaacataaaacacattccCTGTACCTCCTCTGCTCAGGCCTCAGAGTGCAGGAAACAACTGGGAGGTTCTGGGAGACTCTGGGCAACCGCATGTGAGGTTTCGATCATGTGTTTATGAGCCTCAACCTGAAGTGTAGTGATCAGTAATGTAGATGAATTTCCACAtttgtgtctctctcctccagtgGTCGATTCTTCAGCCTGCTGTGTATGATGGAGCACTTTGACGTGGTGTTGAAGTGGTACAGGAAACTCGTTCCCTCGGTCAGTACGCCTCTACATGACTGTGGTGCTTCTCCAGACCATGTAGCATGTTATCTGAAGAGTCAGGAATACCTTATGAGTAGAGATGCACCGATCGACTGCCCGGGGACCAAAATTGGCAAAAATTGGTATCAGCAGGTCAAACTTACTAAAAAAAGTCACAAACCGGAAACGTTCGAGAAATTTGCAATCGGTGCACCTCTACTTCTAAGACGATATAAGCTGCAGCCAGTATATCACTGCATCACTAACTCCCTGTCATCATGACACACTTTTCTACAGTGTAATAGTAGGGTATTTTGTGAAGATTTTTTGCTTGAAGATGTATGCTTGTATTATCAGCAAAAGTACtcaatgtgcagtaaaatgttgcCTATCACTGTTTTACTCCTACGTCTGATGCTTTTGGATTAATGTGCGTCACACTCCATAAGATCCTCACATGTTTGTCCGATAATGCGAAAGGAttttaaaatagtttatttgaCTTCTGTCATCACTTAAAGGAGCatttcatccttcagtttatcacaaatACTGAAGATGAACACATCTGGACATACACAGTTTTCGCTGAATTGGAATTGAAAAATTGTCATCTAAGGCTGCCAGACAAATAGCAGACTTAAAGACTTGTCATGTCAGATTTCTCTAATCATGATCATGAACATGTGTGAAAGGAGAAAGTGAAGTGGATACTTAActgttaaacataaaaaaaaatgtatgtaataaGCTGTAATTTTGATTGTGCTTTGTTTCCAGTCGTATTACCCAAACCCTCAGGGAATGaaagagctgctgcaggccaTGGACATGGAGAGCCGCCTGGACCTGCTGCCCACGATATGGAAAGGTGAGCTTCACGATAATGTCACACAATCATTCAGTAGATGGCCTGACTGGTTGATGGCTCAGAAAAGGCTGACCTTCAGTTAATGACAGACCGTGTTTACATAGCAACCCTGAACCTTTACATTTCACCCCCAAGTGTTCCAGACACTTATGTTGTGAATCTGCTGTACTCCCCCTCTTTCCAGATATCTGCACATTGGGTCACGATAATAAGTCTGAtctggtggaggagatgctCAGCCTGATGTCCAGAGACCAACATAGTCCTGAGGTCAGTAAGACCTGGACACAATGACTGCTatcactgatttttttctgtacGATTCCTATTGTGTTTTGTTGGTGACACACTGAcggccagctgtgtgtgtgtgtgtgtgtgtgtgtgtgtgtgtgtgtgtgtgtgtgtttgtgtgtatgtgtgcagatTCAGGAGTCTTTTGCAGTGTGTGCTTTGGATGTAAAGCGAGTGTTCAGTGGAGACACAGGGAGGCCCAGTCTGGAGTGGAGCAGCTCCTCCCTTTCGCACATCACCACCCTGCTGCTGCGAGCCAACAAGACCCAAGAAGCCTGGTAAGAAAGAAGGCctctgcatctgtctgtctgtccgtccatTTACAAAAGAGCTTTTTCTGCCAAATGATGTTAAAGTGAAAGCATCTGACTTCccctcttcttgttttttttttttgcagggaAATGCTGGAGCTCTTCAAATCCAACAACAGAGTTCCTCAGTGAGTCTCTGCCCTGAACTACAAGCACAAAGAAGGAAATCACAGTAATTGTGACAGTGAAAAATTTTATGTTTACCACATCGAAAGTGTTCAACCGACCATCTTCAAGTTAATCACTTCTTAGGAAGTTACAGGCACAGAAAACACTAGTGTGTCACTTAAATGTTCACAACATCCTCTAAGTGGTTATCAAAAGTAGTGAACGTGGATTTATTTTGTCGCCAGCATCTGAAACTTGTTATGTCAGAAGGTTTCAACAGAAACTGTCAATAATAAGAGTGTAATTGCTCATATTCATGCACATAGTTGAGCATCACATTCATTAATGCAGGTGAGTCTGGATGTAATTATGAAGTGTAAGTTTGCTGCAGTGGCTCCCGTTCAAAGCTGTTTCTTACCTCgtgtttcctgctgtgtttattcTCCAGTGAGCAGCTATTGGAGGACTTCCTGTCCGTGTGTCATAGCAATGGCTCTTCCAAGAGAGCTGTGGAGCTGGTTCAGCTGTCCTCaaccttctgtctgtctgcaacaCCAAGGCTGGCCAAGCGAGCGCTGGCTGAGTTTGATCTGACTGAAGACCAAAGGTGAGGAGGACAGAATTGTAGTATGACAGCAGGAAACGTGTTTCCATCTAGGACAAATCACTGACAAATCTGACATCTGGTATAATGGGTGGTATAATGGGTGAAAAAGGAGCTCACTCAATCATTTGCATCTGTTTTACCACTAAGACACGACAGGAAACGTATGAACCAACTATTAACAACGTAGAACTGCACCAGGAAATCCATGGCTGCCTGAAAAACCTTGCGTGGTTTCCAGATCTATAACAGTCGTGtgtaacatccatccatccatccattttctataccgcttatcgGTCAGGTTCGTGGGAGTTGTGTGtaacaaaaaagggaaaaggatTCAATCTATACTGTTTTAAACCATCTTTTCTGTGAGACGTTTTCTTCCCCAGCAGCTCCTCATAGTACCCTTGAAGCATCGTAGATCAGTGAATTAGATGTGAATTTGAATATTTAGTGTAGTTGCACTGTTGGAATCTACATGGGAAAAGGTTTTAGTAGAATTTCATCTCAGTATGGTGTAACATGTGTAtttacttttctgttcttgtttttctgtcctaCCCAGAGCCATATTATCTGAATTGGAGTCTGCAGAGGAGCCCTCTGATTGAAGTGGACGATAGTGAGTGAACCACTGTGATGCCGATCCATTGATACGAACATCTGACAAACCCATGCAGAGTGTACTTGTTTTGTTATCtgtgtaataaaaatatatgtcGCATAAATCAAAATCCTAACCTTCCCAGTGCTCTCTTTTGTGTGTCAGCTAGAGGCCGCTGTTTCTCCTGCTTCAGGCGATTGTGAAGTAGcttatttcaaatatttcaaattcaaattttataCCACAGTGGTCATATTTTACAGCTTCTTTCCCAGTTTATATGCATTTGATGATTCTTTTCTGCTCACactgtttgttgcttttatgAAGTACAATTTTAAAAGTCAGGAGAGAGGAGCATCTTAAGGCCATAAAAACTTCATTTGGGAAATATCAGCGTCAGACTCACTTTCATGTCCACGGTAGGGGGCAACTGTTGCCTCCACAACACACGAAAAGGCACAACGCAAATTTCTCCTACTGATAACTGACCAACCCCCCCAAATTGCTGCATATGTGATACATTTAAAGGGCCTGAAATGCTCGTGTTGAGACATTTTATTGTCTCATATAACCCTGCCAGACAGCCAGCAAGGTCAGAGGAAGAAACATACATATAGACAGAGTGGTGTGTCTGCAGATGCAGgtatacactgtgtgtgttttttgcagaCTGAGGATTTTATACAATACATGTCCAGAGAAGACAGGTACCAGAGGTgtgaggaaatgttttaattaaacacatGATGACATATAGTataagtgtgcatgtgtatgcatgctgACAATaagtgtgggtgggtgtgtatGCGCAAGCCTGTACAGGTGTATGTGTCTcaatcaaaatgtcttttcttcaaCCAATCATCAGCCGAGCTGGCGGCACGACCAAATAAGGGCAAGTGAGTTAGAGTGAGTGAAGGAGGGGGGGCACTTTAAGATGGGTGTGGCCTGGGAATGGAGTGTATTGTTCTCCAGAGGACCTACttaaatccacacacactctcacacacaaatgtacttCTTGATACACACTGATAAACACACCATCTACTGCCACTGCCCAATACCATGggaaaacacacttactgttcTGTGAtttgctctcacacacacctgctttgAAAAGACTGCAAAAAGAgcataaagttgtttttttcctccacccATTACGAAGGACATATCCTTAATTTGTTCTAGTGTTagtacttttttatttttatttttcttgtaacACACTTTGATGTTTGTAATACTGTGAGACTTGGGTGATGCTTCACAGTCACCCCCTCTATGAGAAGCACTGGAGGTTTAACTAAAGATTAGAAATGGGACAGCCTGAGAGACCTGGCATAATGGGACAAGTGTAAAGTTACCAACAACAATGGGGAGTCTGAGTCGCCTgcatgaaagacaaacacatcacaaatagtttgtgttctgcaaaaacactggAAGTAGCCGGTCACAAGCATTCCTCTCTCCCACTCCTTGATGCAGGATGAATGTACTGTACTGGagtggaggtcagaggtcaaaccTGTTCGCAAACACAGGATGTGATGGAACATCTTCGAATGCTTTTAACACCTCTCCCTCCTGTTGCTTTTTAAACATCTCTTACTTGATGTTGAGGTTAAAACAAAGTCCAGTTTTCTGGGGTTTTGGAGTAAGAAAGTgatcattttcttctctttaaagTTACTTGCTGAGGGAAGAAGAGAACGGGAATGTGCTGgtgggaggaggaagcagaaggaggtgacggtgacagcagaggaaaggGCATTAATGAAGCTCTAAACTCTGGCAGGGTAACGACTTACCTCTGTTGAAAATCAGTCATTTTAGGCACAGTGTGCTGAGAGGTTCACTGTTTAAGTCAAACTGCGTATTGTTGCTCAATCTGCCCATGACAGGCTTTCATGGTGGCTGACAGCTATAACTGGCAGCCAGCACTGCCAATCCCACACACTGGAAACAGCAAAAGATGAAAATTCTTCAGACTTCAAGTCATACTGGCATTTATTCTGAGCTTACCACATTATTTCATCTGTAACAAGAGCTTTCAGGCTGAGTACCAGCTTAAATCCCACCGTTATTGACCTTTAATGTCCCTCTACACCCAC containing:
- the ptcd3 gene encoding pentatricopeptide repeat domain-containing protein 3, mitochondrial, producing MVCPSQKPSVCNNMAAPSRHVGRYFQRNGRFLLNNIEQLWGHRSFGWTSAVLQQAAEALKESTETVVIPRKKTWSKEAVLEALALTVGKDPTAYPYQFQDDPYLSPRTAVEFKMYSLSQESGRSAAKYFINSNPKFFTKDFAEPHIPCLMPETVPLLLEEVSEEALKERINLRKVAAAVDLYDQLLQAGTAVSMETTHDLLNLISFYCDRDPVQDSEPQLEDMEGSGEEVKRKKATFPRAADFIKPTWKENNNAERIFNLLPERDTLCYSALIRGMVMHRAYAKAFSLYTDMLNNRLTADVHTFNALISAAPDVRDKYNERWEVITDLLNQMNQQNVRPNLLTFNNVLKALKRCGFLAKSHAVHTLKEMKAVGIVPSLASYSHLLSVFFKAGSSVKSNTDILQQVLSELVGTSFTCQDPDDASFFMTAMRVCVENKDLEMGYKVQSLVEVGDNWRLLGDSYQQTLYYGRFFSLLCMMEHFDVVLKWYRKLVPSSYYPNPQGMKELLQAMDMESRLDLLPTIWKDICTLGHDNKSDLVEEMLSLMSRDQHSPEIQESFAVCALDVKRVFSGDTGRPSLEWSSSSLSHITTLLLRANKTQEAWEMLELFKSNNRVPHEQLLEDFLSVCHSNGSSKRAVELVQLSSTFCLSATPRLAKRALAEFDLTEDQRAILSELESAEEPSD